One stretch of Candidatus Eisenbacteria bacterium DNA includes these proteins:
- a CDS encoding slipin family protein, translated as MEVEMPGGFVAVLVLASLVLSALKIVREYERLVVFRLGRLVGPRGPGITVVIPGLEKAVRVDLRTVTMDVPPQDVITKDNVSVKVNAVLYFRVIEPNRAVAEVENYLFAASQIAQTTLRSVCGEAELDDLLAEREKINSKLQTIIDQHTEPWGIKVVQVAIKHIDLPEEMRRAMAKQAEAERERRAKVIAAEGEFQASQRLSEAAAVMAKEPITLQLRYLQTLAEIATENNSTTLFPVPIDLIGPLLGKGTPRP; from the coding sequence ATGGAGGTCGAGATGCCGGGCGGATTCGTAGCGGTACTGGTGCTTGCTTCGCTGGTCCTGAGCGCCCTCAAGATCGTGCGCGAATACGAGCGCCTGGTCGTGTTTCGGCTCGGCCGGCTGGTCGGGCCGCGCGGCCCCGGGATCACGGTCGTCATTCCCGGTCTCGAGAAGGCGGTCCGCGTCGACCTGCGCACCGTCACGATGGACGTGCCGCCGCAGGACGTCATCACCAAGGACAACGTGTCCGTGAAGGTGAACGCGGTGCTCTACTTCCGCGTGATCGAGCCGAATCGCGCCGTGGCGGAGGTCGAGAACTACCTGTTCGCGGCCTCGCAGATCGCGCAGACCACGCTGCGCAGCGTGTGCGGCGAGGCGGAGCTGGACGACCTGCTCGCGGAGCGCGAGAAGATCAACAGCAAGCTGCAGACGATCATCGACCAGCACACCGAGCCATGGGGCATCAAGGTCGTGCAGGTCGCCATCAAGCACATCGATCTCCCGGAGGAGATGCGCCGGGCCATGGCCAAGCAGGCCGAGGCGGAGCGGGAGCGCCGCGCCAAGGTGATCGCGGCCGAAGGCGAGTTCCAGGCTTCGCAGCGTCTGTCGGAGGCCGCCGCGGTGATGGCGAAGGAGCCGATCACGCTGCAGCTCCGCTATCTCCAGACGCTCGCCGAGATCGCGACCGAGAACAATTCGACCACGCTGTTCCCGGTCCCGATCGACCTCATCGGGCCGCTCTTGGGGAAGGGCACGCCTCGGCCCTGA
- the coaBC gene encoding bifunctional phosphopantothenoylcysteine decarboxylase/phosphopantothenate--cysteine ligase CoaBC has protein sequence MAEPLQGRTVLVGISGGIACYKACELVRALRQAGATVPVVMTRGAREFVAPLTLQTLSGRPVATETFDLTQESEIGHIRLADTADVVVIAPATANVIAKLAHGIADDLLTTVLLATRAPVLVAPAMNVHMWEHPATRENVATLAGRGVRIVGPAVGSLACGYEGAGRLAEIPDIVEGIVTALTPQDLAGERVLVSAGPTREAIDPVRYLTNHSSGKMGYAIARVARRRGAEVTLVSGPVALPPPPGVRTIPVESAREMAAALRSEFPRATLLVMAAAVADYRAARPAERKVKKSSSHLALELARNEDIISGLAAAKRDRVVVGFAAETHDLVTEARRKLREKRLDLVVANDVTAEGAGFGSDTNVVRLIDAAGGDEVLPVLPKDEVAARILDWFVQRRQGAARRRPAPVTRRVAGARAARRRSRRGPRPSP, from the coding sequence ATGGCTGAGCCCCTCCAGGGACGCACGGTGCTGGTCGGGATCTCGGGCGGCATCGCGTGCTACAAGGCGTGCGAGCTGGTCCGGGCCCTGCGCCAGGCGGGCGCGACCGTTCCGGTCGTCATGACGCGCGGCGCGCGCGAGTTCGTGGCGCCGCTGACGCTCCAGACGCTGTCGGGGCGACCCGTCGCGACCGAAACCTTCGACCTCACGCAGGAGTCCGAGATCGGTCACATCCGGCTCGCCGACACGGCCGACGTGGTCGTGATCGCGCCGGCGACGGCGAACGTGATCGCGAAGCTCGCGCACGGGATCGCGGACGATCTCCTCACCACCGTGCTCCTCGCGACGCGCGCGCCCGTCCTCGTCGCGCCGGCGATGAACGTGCATATGTGGGAGCATCCGGCGACCCGGGAGAACGTGGCGACGCTGGCGGGGCGCGGGGTGCGCATCGTCGGGCCGGCGGTCGGCTCGCTCGCCTGCGGCTACGAGGGGGCTGGCCGGCTGGCCGAGATCCCCGACATCGTCGAGGGCATCGTCACGGCGCTGACGCCGCAGGACCTGGCGGGCGAGCGCGTGCTCGTGTCGGCGGGACCGACGCGCGAGGCGATCGATCCCGTGCGCTACCTCACCAACCACTCGAGCGGCAAGATGGGCTACGCGATCGCGCGCGTCGCGCGCCGCCGGGGCGCCGAGGTGACGCTGGTGAGCGGGCCGGTCGCGCTTCCGCCGCCGCCCGGCGTGCGGACGATCCCGGTCGAGAGCGCGCGCGAGATGGCGGCGGCCCTGCGGTCCGAGTTCCCGCGCGCCACCCTCCTGGTGATGGCGGCGGCGGTCGCCGACTACCGCGCGGCGCGCCCGGCGGAGCGAAAGGTGAAGAAGTCGTCGAGCCACCTGGCGCTCGAGCTCGCGCGCAACGAGGACATCATCTCCGGCCTGGCCGCCGCCAAGCGTGACCGCGTCGTCGTCGGGTTCGCGGCCGAGACGCACGACCTGGTGACGGAGGCGCGGCGCAAGCTTCGCGAGAAGCGCCTCGACCTCGTCGTGGCCAACGACGTGACCGCGGAGGGTGCCGGCTTCGGATCGGACACGAACGTCGTGCGGCTGATCGACGCCGCCGGCGGTGACGAGGTGCTACCCGTGCTTCCGAAGGACGAGGTCGCGGCCCGGATCCTCGACTGGTTCGTGCAGCGCCGCCAGGGCGCCGCCCGTCGCCGGCCCGCGCCGGTTACGCGGCGGGTGGCCGGAGCGCGCGCAGCTCGTCGGCGATCGCGACGGGGACCTCGCCCTTCGCCTTGA
- a CDS encoding lysylphosphatidylglycerol synthase transmembrane domain-containing protein: MTGGSLKTAIRLIVAVAVSGGCLYFATRGTDWAGVEAVLRGASPGWSLGVILVSLGCHVLRAERWRVLLRPVGDVPRGPAITSTFIGFGANSVLPLRVGEIVRPVLLARRVRIGVPATISSIVLERLFDGLLVVCCFLAVGVLYDVDPHLRTVAIVFGGGALLTFAVLMLMARHRERSEALVRRLLSPLPARARDVIWSIAEGLLHGLGGLADGRSIALVLVYSIVLWSAITLTYTLSFLALDIHVPLVVASLTTVVVVGAFVMLPQAPGFIGTWQLGCTTALGLFHVPADVAVGYSLLTWVIQMIVNVGSAAVSLALQDVSVRQLAQDVEKAEQEAVHG; this comes from the coding sequence GTGACCGGGGGATCCCTGAAGACCGCCATCCGACTCATCGTCGCCGTCGCCGTCTCGGGAGGCTGTCTCTACTTCGCGACGCGCGGCACCGACTGGGCCGGCGTCGAGGCCGTGTTACGCGGGGCGAGCCCGGGTTGGTCGCTGGGCGTGATCCTGGTGAGCCTCGGCTGCCACGTCCTGCGCGCCGAGCGCTGGCGCGTCCTGCTGCGTCCGGTCGGCGACGTGCCGCGCGGGCCCGCGATCACGTCGACGTTCATCGGCTTCGGGGCCAACAGCGTGCTGCCCCTGCGTGTGGGTGAGATCGTGCGTCCGGTGCTGCTCGCCCGGCGGGTACGAATCGGCGTCCCGGCGACGATCTCGTCGATCGTCCTCGAGCGGCTCTTCGACGGGCTGCTCGTCGTCTGCTGCTTCCTCGCCGTCGGCGTTCTGTACGACGTCGACCCGCACCTGCGGACGGTGGCCATCGTTTTCGGCGGTGGCGCCCTGCTCACGTTCGCCGTCCTCATGTTGATGGCGCGCCATCGCGAGCGTTCGGAAGCGCTGGTCCGACGCCTGCTGAGCCCCTTGCCGGCGCGCGCGCGCGACGTGATCTGGTCGATCGCCGAGGGGCTGCTGCACGGCCTGGGTGGTCTCGCGGACGGGCGCTCGATCGCGCTCGTGCTCGTGTACTCGATCGTGCTCTGGAGCGCGATCACGCTCACGTACACGCTCTCGTTCCTGGCCCTCGACATCCACGTTCCGCTCGTCGTGGCGTCGTTGACGACGGTCGTGGTGGTCGGCGCGTTCGTCATGCTCCCCCAGGCGCCGGGGTTCATCGGGACCTGGCAGCTGGGCTGCACGACGGCCCTCGGGCTGTTCCACGTGCCGGCCGACGTCGCCGTCGGGTACTCGCTCCTCACCTGGGTGATCCAGATGATCGTCAACGTCGGTTCGGCGGCGGTGAGCCTGGCACTGCAGGACGTCTCAGTGCGCCAGCTTGCGCAGGACGTCGAGAAGGCGGAGCAGGAGGCGGTCCATGGCTGA
- a CDS encoding zinc dependent phospholipase C family protein, translated as MMLAGLAAVVVLLWPGDAHAWGPVTHLVHGARVLGDLTALTGPLEELLGAHRLAYLYGCVAADIFHAKKYTRSLYTHCHCWPVGWQIVESAKNEREEAFAYGYLSHLAADVYSHNHYVPVQLVLSFEARSLRHIYWEARFDAAQRRDQWRLIRSVLRHRYTDLDRLVSRVVERTLFSFKTNKRIFNSLMALQQLGQWQAMVRGLGERSRYPLPGAEVERFNTVCVSAIQDLLLHGQESACQHADPTGHQALAQASALRAKLRALKAKGEVPVAIADELRALRPPAA; from the coding sequence ATGATGCTAGCCGGCCTCGCAGCGGTCGTCGTGCTCCTGTGGCCGGGTGACGCCCACGCGTGGGGCCCCGTCACGCACCTCGTCCACGGCGCGCGCGTGCTCGGCGATCTCACTGCGCTCACGGGGCCGCTCGAAGAGCTGCTGGGCGCGCATCGTCTCGCCTATCTGTACGGTTGCGTCGCCGCGGACATCTTCCACGCCAAGAAGTACACGCGCAGCCTCTACACGCACTGTCACTGCTGGCCGGTCGGGTGGCAGATCGTCGAGAGCGCGAAGAACGAGCGCGAAGAGGCGTTCGCCTACGGCTACCTCTCGCACCTCGCCGCCGACGTGTACTCGCACAACCACTACGTCCCGGTGCAGCTCGTGCTCTCCTTCGAGGCGCGCTCCCTGCGGCACATCTACTGGGAGGCACGCTTCGACGCGGCGCAACGCCGTGATCAGTGGCGATTGATCCGCTCCGTGCTCCGCCACCGGTATACCGACCTCGATCGCCTGGTGAGTCGCGTGGTCGAGCGCACCCTGTTCTCGTTCAAGACCAACAAGCGGATCTTCAACTCGCTGATGGCGCTGCAGCAGCTCGGCCAGTGGCAGGCGATGGTGCGCGGCCTCGGCGAGCGCTCGCGCTACCCGCTACCGGGGGCCGAGGTCGAACGCTTCAACACGGTGTGCGTGAGCGCCATCCAGGACCTCCTCCTCCATGGGCAGGAGAGCGCGTGCCAGCACGCCGATCCGACCGGACATCAGGCGCTCGCGCAGGCGAGCGCGCTCCGCGCCAAGCTCCGCGCGCTCAAGGCGAAGGGCGAGGTCCCCGTCGCGATCGCCGACGAGCTGCGCGCGCTCCGGCCACCCGCCGCGTAA
- a CDS encoding uracil-DNA glycosylase: MGSQDECSDLARALLAHVDYQRALGVEGVPPGAPVVAVPTAPPVVDDPVTRVAPEQIALGTQLGEETLEAVRGDLGDCQRCKLAPHRTRLVFGVGSPKARLVFVGEGPGADEDAQGEPFVGRAGQLLTEIITKGMRIRREDVYICNVIKCRPPGNRNPEPDEVAACEPFLVRQLRSIGPEVIVALGKFAAQTLLRSRTPITQLRGRWFDYHGIMLMPTFHPAYLLRTPGDKRLVWEDIQKVMRVLGMPTPSK, from the coding sequence GTGGGGTCACAAGACGAGTGCAGCGACCTCGCGCGTGCGCTACTGGCCCACGTCGACTACCAGCGCGCACTCGGCGTCGAGGGCGTGCCGCCGGGAGCCCCGGTGGTGGCCGTGCCGACCGCGCCGCCGGTCGTCGACGACCCCGTGACGCGCGTCGCGCCGGAGCAGATCGCCCTGGGCACGCAGCTGGGCGAGGAGACCCTCGAAGCAGTGCGTGGCGATCTGGGCGACTGCCAGCGCTGCAAGCTGGCGCCGCACCGCACGCGCCTCGTGTTCGGCGTGGGGAGTCCGAAGGCCCGCCTCGTCTTCGTGGGCGAGGGCCCCGGCGCCGACGAGGACGCGCAGGGCGAGCCGTTCGTCGGTCGCGCCGGACAGCTCCTCACCGAGATCATCACCAAGGGCATGCGGATCCGCCGCGAGGACGTCTACATCTGCAACGTCATCAAGTGCCGGCCGCCCGGGAACCGCAATCCCGAGCCCGACGAGGTGGCGGCCTGCGAGCCGTTCCTGGTGCGGCAGCTCCGCAGCATCGGGCCCGAGGTGATCGTCGCGCTCGGGAAGTTCGCGGCCCAGACCCTCCTTCGCTCGAGGACGCCGATCACGCAGCTGCGGGGCCGGTGGTTCGACTACCACGGCATCATGCTCATGCCGACGTTTCATCCGGCCTACCTGCTGCGCACGCCGGGCGACAAGCGGCTCGTGTGGGAGGACATCCAGAAGGTGATGCGGGTCCTCGGGATGCCGACGCCGTCGAAATGA
- a CDS encoding nodulation protein NfeD: protein MKRLTRVVLAVAFGLAAEARGAVVSRIVVDGAINPAVAGFIQESIARANDEGAAALVIVLDTPGGLLTSARAIVKDILAAPLPVIVYVAPSGAGAGSAGVFVTMAAHVAAMAPGTSIGAAHPVGGQGEDIKGTLGEKIENFTASFSEAIARQRGRNVEWAIKAVRQSVSAPADEAARLKVVDFVAKDIEEVAARADGRTVDVGGAKQTLHLRPLELRDYEMRFSQRVLNVLADPNIAYLLMMAGVLGLYIEFTHPGVLFPGIAGAICLLLAMTAMQVLPLNYGALALIVLGMGLLVAEAFLPTFGVVGVGGAIALILGSLFLFDSAGDEVQVARSLILGAGGGLAVFVLLVGAWIARRRAEPGRLGAEGMIGAVGVARERLAPVGTVLVNGEYWTAEAEHDIDAGLPVEVTGVAGLRLRVRAAAGRAR, encoded by the coding sequence ATGAAGCGTCTCACGCGAGTCGTGCTGGCGGTGGCGTTCGGTCTCGCCGCGGAGGCGCGCGGCGCGGTCGTGAGCCGGATCGTGGTCGACGGCGCCATCAACCCGGCGGTCGCGGGCTTCATCCAGGAATCGATCGCGCGGGCCAACGACGAAGGCGCCGCGGCGCTCGTCATCGTGCTCGATACGCCGGGGGGCCTGCTGACCTCCGCGCGCGCGATCGTGAAGGACATCCTCGCGGCGCCGCTGCCGGTGATCGTGTACGTGGCGCCGAGCGGCGCGGGCGCCGGCTCGGCGGGCGTGTTCGTGACCATGGCGGCGCACGTGGCCGCGATGGCGCCCGGCACCAGCATCGGCGCGGCCCATCCGGTGGGAGGCCAGGGCGAGGACATCAAGGGCACGCTCGGCGAGAAGATCGAGAACTTCACGGCGTCGTTCAGCGAGGCGATCGCCCGGCAGCGCGGTCGCAACGTCGAGTGGGCGATCAAGGCGGTGCGCCAGAGTGTATCGGCCCCGGCCGACGAGGCGGCGCGTTTGAAGGTGGTGGACTTCGTCGCGAAGGACATCGAGGAGGTGGCGGCGCGCGCCGACGGCCGCACCGTCGACGTCGGCGGCGCGAAGCAGACCCTCCACCTGCGGCCGCTCGAGCTGCGCGACTACGAGATGCGGTTCTCGCAGCGCGTCCTGAACGTCCTCGCCGACCCGAACATCGCCTACCTCCTCATGATGGCCGGGGTGCTCGGCCTCTACATCGAGTTCACGCACCCGGGCGTGCTCTTCCCGGGCATCGCGGGCGCGATCTGTCTCCTCCTTGCGATGACGGCGATGCAGGTCCTGCCGCTCAACTACGGCGCGCTCGCGCTGATCGTGCTGGGAATGGGGCTGCTCGTGGCCGAAGCGTTCCTGCCCACGTTCGGCGTGGTCGGCGTGGGCGGCGCGATCGCGCTCATCCTCGGCTCGCTCTTCCTCTTCGACTCCGCCGGCGACGAGGTGCAGGTGGCGCGCAGCCTCATCCTGGGCGCGGGCGGCGGGCTGGCGGTCTTCGTCCTGCTGGTGGGCGCATGGATCGCCCGCCGTCGTGCCGAGCCGGGGCGCCTCGGCGCCGAGGGCATGATCGGGGCGGTGGGCGTGGCGCGTGAGCGGCTGGCCCCGGTCGGGACGGTGCTGGTCAACGGGGAGTATTGGACGGCGGAGGCGGAGCATGACATCGACGCGGGATTGCCCGTCGAGGTGACGGGCGTGGCCGGGCTCCGGCTGCGGGTGCGGGCGGCAGCCGGTCGCGCACGCTGA